The following DNA comes from Centropristis striata isolate RG_2023a ecotype Rhode Island chromosome 3, C.striata_1.0, whole genome shotgun sequence.
ACAGTGCAGAGAAATACTGCTGTGTACAAAATGACTTCGTTACTTACAGATGCATGTGGAAACTTCCCCATTCGATTTAGTTTCTGGTACAATCCCCAACCTCTGCTCTAACTGACAGATGTAGCTCATCAGGTCCTGCAAGTTTCCAGTTTCAAACCCACAGATTTGAGGAAGATTTGCAGAAAAGGAATAACAACTggattactcaagtaaaattgAATGTTTTTCAGTGGAAACAGCTATAATTTTATTGTcctttcattttctgttgaaTTCATTAAATAGTTTCTTACGTTTGTAATTGAAGATATCTTTATCAACACTATTGTTTTAactcttttacttcagtaaaatagtactactactactactactactactactactactactactactactactactactagtactactaattctctgttacaagtaaaaaatatatgcatCGACGTAGCAAAATAACTCATCATGCAGAATGGCCTACTTCAGAATAATGTCAATGATATTACTGGATTGACATATTGACGTGTACAtcactttaataaataattgcaGCCTTAAAGTCTTATAATAATGCATCATAGTATTTttgttgattatattttgtattattaatccTGATCTGTAGTAAGTATCTGAGTAACTAAATTAACTAAAGTTAGCAAATAAATTGTAGTACAgtaaaaattcaatattttcctctggaatgcagtggagtagaagcaAAAAGTTaatggaaatataaatgtaaaatgtagctAACATCGTAggtgagtaaatgtatttagttactttctCTTATTTCTTGTTCTAATATGAGTCTGAAAACTGGAAACTTGactgaaaacatatttatttgaagaGGCGGCCCTGAGTCAGCAGTGCTTTTGGTTGCAGATTGAATTGAAGAAAAGCATGATCAAAAAATTAAAGTGGCCTTAATATTCAGGCCTAAAGACCTTTCTTATTAGGATATATGTTATATAAGACGGGTCTGTGGTCTGGTGTGGAGTCCTTGCCTGTTTGTccacctgctgctcctctctctctttctggaCTTTCCTCAGACTGGCCCTCAGCTCCTGCAGCTCTCGCTTGGATTCACTCAGCAGCACCTAAAGGGGGCAGCAGCATCACACTCAGACCATCTGAACACCCACACGTCTGACCTGGCTTGTCCTCTTTTCCTGCTGTTGTTTACCACATGACAGTGTGAAGAAATGTTTACTCGCTGTTCATGGAAGCTTTTCTATTTGTGCCTACATGCGAGTAATAAAAGAACTACGCAGAACTCTGGCATCGCTCTCCAGTTCCTAAAATGTAACCTGAGCGACTGATGATGCAGTTTTGTGGCACACGAGCGGCTATATTTAgagctgaatgtgtttgtgctgaATAATAATGACCACCGTGTGCTTTGATTCACTTACTCGATTGCAGTCTCTCTCACGGCCAAGCTCCACTTCTAGCTTCTCCCTCTCCGTCCTCTCGTCCTGCAGCCACTGCTCCTTCCTCTGCACCTCACAGCTCAGCTCTTGTAATTTATTTGCATCtgtctgcatttaaaaaaaaaaaagttaaacaacaaaatcatactcacatgtacagtcatggaaaagattATTGGAGAACgcttattttattcaatttattgttaatttcaatgcctggttttttataatgattttggttgttattaaaaaaaaaaacatggaaaagggctagatatcagctcttaaattaaacttatgagctatttttgttgataaCAAAAGAAATCGTagaaaaaagggtggtctaataattatgtgtatttctgtgtcctCACTTCTGCTACATCATGTTTGTAAGCCTCTCTCTCTAGAGCCCAGTTGGCTCTCTCCTCCCTGAGGACCAGGTTCTCCTCAGAGAGATGCAGGGTGAGCTGTGCCACCTGCAGTCGGGCCTGATGCAGCTCGGTGTGGGTGTGTCCCTGCCGGGTGCCCAGCTCCCTCAGCTCCCGGCGCAAGCTCTCTGCTACATGCTCATTGGCCTCCAGACGCTCCTGCAGCCCTCGTACCTCCACCAGAGCGGCCTCCTTCTCCGCCTGCACACAGAGGAGACATGTACAAAAATGGCAAACAACTGTAGTGAGGAAAAGATGTTGGAGCTATCACAATTTGTGTCACAAACTGATAGGGGTGAGACGATACATTGCTCTGGACTGATGTATCAATGTAATGTAGAAATCATTCATCCCCTCTGCAATAACTGTCCTAAACAGCGCAAAATAAGCTGTTTTACTgtagaacagacaataaagtcatatcatatcatatcatatcatatcgtcattatcaatatatatataaaaaacgtcagaatatatatatatatatataaatatatataaaccatCAGAAATTTAATACCAATATGGTAcagattttacaaaaaaaaacactgattaccagaatgaaaatagaccttttctataTCCATTTTGCCCAAATTTGGCATAGATACAACTATGCAAATCCacttaaaaagttgttttcctAAGCAAATAACttaattaaagaatatttaacactataacacatgattatacattacattaagcGATTCtatgaattaaaaatatacagCAAAATAAGCAATATAAacatcaaaataagaaaaatagacATCATGTTCACTATCactcaattgctgaccatttaaataaataatgaataaaagtaaaattaatagctaacaccatttcagCCCAAGCATAGTATTCTGCATTATACGTTgtgtaaaaaaggtttttatatcCGCCATATCAAAAAACATACCAGTAGAGGCCAATATCAACTGATAATATCAGCCAACAAATATATTGGTCtaaaaaacattgaaacatAACATCATCTTTATGCCTTAATTTTGAAATTCTGCTCAAGTGCTTCCTAATTACTCACAAAAGTGCTAGCAAGAACTGATATAATATCTTATTGTCTTCAATGAAACTTCCAATTACCTGAagactctttttcttttcatcatcATGTTTCATTTGACTGGACATTTTTTTCACTCTCTCCTTCAGCCTgtgggacaaaaaaaatgattttatataaaaaaaataccaagaCAAATGTTTAAGCTAGCGTATGTCTCAAACACTTGCCTTTCCAGTTCCCcgttctcctctttctcccgcTCATTCAGGAGCTTGATGTCCTCCTCCAGGTCTTTGATTCGCTGCTCATTGTCAGCTTTTTCAGCCATGATGTTATTCAGTTCAGATGTCAGATTTTCCTGACTGTATTTCACATTCTTTCAatgtgaacaaaataaaaaatgagtatagattattttcatgtgtgtatttttagacaAAGAcctattttagttttttttattagttttttttaccttgtgcTTTCCCTCCATTTTCTTTAACGTCTCAAAATTGTGTTTCAAGTTGTCCCGAAGCTCTGAGATCTCCTCCTTCATTGCTTCTCTCTCGTCCTCCCACTCCTCCTTTGCTTTTCTACtgttctctttctccttctccatctccTCTTTTGCCATGTCCAGAGCCTGCTGTATATCCGCCTGTTTCTTTAAGGACTCCTCCAGCCGACTCTGTTCACCACATGGGGAGAAAGGACAGGGATTTTGAAATTGTCAAGTTAGTTTTACTTAATTGATTGACAGAACAGTTCAGTTACACTGAAGGGTCTTGCTCTTATTATCAgaagtgaagtttttttttgggtgttatttccacctgcagcagctgagcCTTAGGGATGACCAAGAGTAGGtcttcctctccatcctcctcatcTCGTTCCTCCTTCAGAGTCTCCAGCTCGTCCATTGGTTTGGGAGAACGGAAAGTGAATGGAGGACTACGAGCACACGCCTTTCCATTCTTATCCACATATATAAACTGATACTCCACACCACTGGGGCGGGGCAGGTATGACGCTGTATCAAGTAGATATACAATATACAGAAAATTACAATTCTTATATTAATaagacattattatattatagttatttactatAAATAACTGTTTGCCAAGTATTACAGAATAAACTAGAAAAGTGCACTCTGTAGACTGCAGATCTCTGCCAGGTTTTAGATAGCATAGGTCTGATCAAAccgaactccattcagaaaacaaacattttgaaagtTGTTTGCTGGTCATCTTAAAGatagacctgacaaagcatgaattcaaccttttttttcaaaccttaatataatatatatggttgggttatataaaaatgtaccCCTGTAAAGTTGTCCTACACAGGAAAATTAGCTATAGAGACTAAAACCCTTTATTGTGCTAGACTGTAGACTTATTATTGCTTTttgagccagcctcaagtggctatttgaggaactgcagttttttgtgttgatttcaTCTTTCAGCCATGAAGGTTGCTGCTTGGGTTTAGGTTTAACTAgctgctgtgatgtcacagtgcaCAAGGAAGAGCCAGTACACTGTGACATCACTATTGGGCATGGTTGCAAGCACAACAGAGCTCATACCTGACTATGCAACCATCAGTGACGCTTTGGGGTCAGAAATCCAacagatttgcaactttaaccAGACAGAGCAGTAAAACAGTGCATTTCAGCCTGGCTTTAAAAACGTAAGAATATCAACAAGATCTATTGAATCATCAACTGTGTATACACACTagcactcaaaagtttgggcTAACCCagagaatgtctgtgttgttttccatgaaaacaaactgttttattcatgaaatgagctacaaaatgaatcaaaatcatagtaaagacattgacaagggtagaaataataattttaacctgtacaaatctacaactttacctctagatactcaactagcctgaggaaggattTTATTggttctcaaatcagcacaaaacagttttcagctgtgctaacataatgctcaggtgtttcaatgatcaatgagcctttcaacactataaacgtggattaacacaatgtgccactggaacacaggagtgatggttgctgacaatatataatagatattttataagaaaatcagccatttctagcattaatagtcatttaccacatttacAATGTCTAGACTTTTtgtctgttatttattaatgttttaaattgtgcttttctttaaaaaataatttctaagtgaccccaaacttttgagcggtagtgtatGTACATGTTTGTCAATGTTTGAATGAAGTCTTACCCTGGAAAACTGCACAGCAGTTGACACTGGTTCCCTCAGTATAGCCTTCAGGAACAAGAGCCCATGTATATGTGTGATACTGTTTGGCTGAAGTACAGCCCATCTGTGACATcataacaaacacattttaaaccaCAGAATATTAAAATGTGAATCCCCATCACAACcccatatttatttttgctgaagtgttttgttttctgtgtcagtgtggatgCACAGGGCTTAAGTGGGTGAATCTACCTCAAAAATCCCTATCCAGTCACTGCTGCTCCACTGGTGGTCAGAGGTCAGACTGTAGTGGCACTCCACTCTGGTCTGGGGGAAGTACACTTGCCCCACATTTCGAAACACCACT
Coding sequences within:
- the LOC131968784 gene encoding calcium-binding and coiled-coil domain-containing protein 1-like, which encodes MDKQPTVVFRNVGQVYFPQTRVECHYSLTSDHQWSSSDWIGIFEMGCTSAKQYHTYTWALVPEGYTEGTSVNCCAVFQASYLPRPSGVEYQFIYVDKNGKACARSPPFTFRSPKPMDELETLKEERDEEDGEEDLLLVIPKAQLLQSRLEESLKKQADIQQALDMAKEEMEKEKENSRKAKEEWEDEREAMKEEISELRDNLKHNFETLKKMEGKHKNVKYSQENLTSELNNIMAEKADNEQRIKDLEEDIKLLNEREKEENGELERLKERVKKMSSQMKHDDEKKKSLQAEKEAALVEVRGLQERLEANEHVAESLRRELRELGTRQGHTHTELHQARLQVAQLTLHLSEENLVLREERANWALEREAYKHDVAETDANKLQELSCEVQRKEQWLQDERTEREKLEVELGRERDCNRVLLSESKRELQELRASLRKVQKEREEQQVDKQDLMSYICQLEQRLGIVPETKSNGEVSTCISPGSSSEDDEETSHRSICSPLFLSAHLERPSRSELLAAETHVQSKEDPPDSDTQDETRQHCVLKESSYLPELVCPVLSELADSPMW